In Salinarimonas sp., a genomic segment contains:
- a CDS encoding HlyD family type I secretion periplasmic adaptor subunit, which yields MSPRPDGRVVSPTLHLTVLALIAIFVTTLVLSIVLEIEIVARGEGRVVPLSRVQVIQPEFDGRIAAIRAENGRSVAAGEVLVALDPTDARAELARREAEDLRLRIERARIDVFLEALGGDPADPRFVLDALSRFAPPGGDPGYAEEQRRLLAAELEELASAVARTDARLGANARARAVLEANVARVEAALETQDERLAASQELLERGTTSRLAHLDVLDESTRLAAERRVLEREGERIAATAAELAAERVSLVAAARSRLSARRAEIEARLAALAEELVQSRRRLAAMTLTAPLDGVVDQLRVFTVGGVAKAGEELMRVVPSADAPELEAAFPNIDAGFLEPGQRAIIRLDAYPAERFGYVPGEVRTVSADAVEIDGDFVFVTRIAPDTPYLEAPLGDYPLRPGMTATVDVVTGERRLISYFFAPIVETVQMSLGER from the coding sequence ATGAGCCCGCGCCCCGATGGCCGCGTCGTCTCGCCGACGCTTCACCTGACCGTCCTCGCACTGATCGCGATCTTCGTCACCACGCTGGTGCTCTCGATCGTCCTGGAGATCGAGATCGTGGCGCGCGGAGAGGGCCGCGTCGTCCCGCTCTCGCGCGTCCAGGTGATCCAGCCCGAGTTCGACGGGCGCATCGCCGCGATCCGCGCGGAGAACGGCCGGAGCGTCGCGGCGGGGGAGGTCCTCGTCGCGCTCGACCCGACCGATGCGCGCGCCGAGCTGGCCCGGCGCGAGGCGGAGGACCTGCGCCTGCGCATCGAGCGCGCGCGCATCGACGTTTTCCTCGAAGCACTCGGCGGCGATCCTGCCGACCCGCGCTTCGTCCTCGATGCGCTCTCCCGCTTCGCGCCTCCGGGGGGCGACCCCGGATACGCGGAGGAGCAGCGGCGGCTGCTCGCCGCGGAGCTGGAGGAGCTCGCGAGCGCGGTCGCGCGCACGGATGCGCGGCTCGGCGCGAACGCCCGCGCCAGGGCCGTGCTGGAGGCGAACGTGGCCCGGGTCGAGGCCGCCCTCGAGACGCAGGACGAGCGGCTCGCCGCGTCCCAGGAGCTGCTGGAGCGCGGCACGACCAGCCGCCTCGCCCATCTCGACGTGCTCGACGAGAGCACGCGGCTCGCCGCGGAGCGGCGCGTGCTGGAGCGGGAGGGTGAACGCATCGCCGCCACGGCGGCGGAGCTCGCCGCCGAGCGCGTCTCCCTCGTCGCCGCGGCGCGCTCGCGCCTCAGCGCCCGGCGCGCCGAGATCGAGGCGCGGCTCGCCGCGCTGGCGGAGGAGCTCGTCCAGTCCCGCCGCAGGCTCGCGGCGATGACGCTGACCGCGCCCCTCGACGGCGTGGTCGACCAGCTGCGGGTCTTCACGGTCGGCGGCGTGGCGAAGGCCGGCGAGGAGCTGATGCGCGTCGTCCCCTCGGCGGACGCGCCCGAGCTGGAAGCCGCGTTCCCGAACATCGACGCCGGCTTCCTGGAGCCGGGGCAGCGCGCGATCATCCGCCTCGACGCCTACCCGGCGGAGCGTTTCGGCTACGTGCCCGGCGAGGTGCGCACCGTCTCCGCGGACGCCGTCGAGATCGACGGCGATTTCGTCTTCGTCACCCGCATCGCGCCGGACACGCCCTACCTCGAAGCCCCGCTCGGCGACTACCCGCTGCGCCCCGGCATGACGGCGACGGTGGACGTCGTCACGGGCGAGAGGAGGTTGATCAGCTATTTCTTCGCGCCGATCGTGGAGACGGTGCAGATGAGCCTGGGGGAGCGGTGA